In Hyphomicrobium denitrificans 1NES1, one DNA window encodes the following:
- a CDS encoding quinoprotein dehydrogenase-associated SoxYZ-like carrier has product MRSAAIRSAAMAMLGVALAFTAPSSSRADDGSVAWDGIKSAAFGARDILDGAGKVTLDAPYRAEDASTVPISVRLPAEFAKDVKSLTLVIDKNPSPIVATFNYGDAAGTGERVLATRVRIDQYSNVRAIAETADGKLYMASRFVKASGGCSAPASKDAEEAAKSMGKMKIRTAFKDPEAAAAQEAEVMIKHPNNSGLQMDQVTGLYTPAHFVDKIEVRTGEKLVFTMTGGISISENPHFRFTYQGNPSDVMSVRAEDSEGMKFSGNSTPSQS; this is encoded by the coding sequence ATGCGCAGTGCAGCTATCCGGTCGGCAGCAATGGCGATGCTCGGCGTTGCGTTGGCCTTCACGGCACCTTCAAGTTCGCGCGCGGACGATGGCTCGGTCGCGTGGGATGGCATCAAAAGTGCCGCCTTCGGTGCCCGCGACATTCTCGATGGAGCAGGCAAGGTAACACTGGACGCGCCCTATCGCGCGGAAGATGCCTCGACCGTTCCGATCAGCGTCCGTCTGCCGGCGGAGTTTGCCAAGGACGTCAAATCGCTAACCTTGGTCATCGACAAGAATCCTTCTCCGATTGTCGCAACATTCAACTACGGCGACGCGGCAGGAACCGGCGAGCGCGTTCTCGCAACGCGCGTTCGCATAGACCAATATTCCAACGTGCGTGCCATCGCCGAAACTGCCGACGGCAAACTTTATATGGCGTCGCGTTTCGTGAAGGCTTCGGGCGGCTGTTCGGCGCCGGCCTCTAAGGATGCCGAAGAAGCTGCAAAGTCGATGGGTAAGATGAAAATCAGGACGGCCTTCAAGGATCCTGAAGCTGCGGCGGCTCAGGAAGCCGAGGTGATGATCAAGCATCCCAACAATTCCGGACTGCAGATGGATCAGGTGACGGGCCTCTACACGCCGGCGCATTTCGTCGACAAGATTGAAGTCCGCACGGGCGAGAAGCTCGTTTTCACAATGACGGGCGGCATCTCGATCAGCGAAAATCCGCACTTCCGCTTTACGTATCAGGGCAACCCGTCCGACGTGATGAGCGTGCGCGCTGAAGATTCTGAAGGCATGAAGTTTTCGGGCAACTCGACGCCGAGTCAGTCCTAG
- the soxC gene encoding sulfite dehydrogenase: protein MAGKFSDCDLTPIAGGGLLDRRLLLKSGVVFVAAASSPTCFAHAGTGDPQQDANWADPPWLHQTGGPFSGYGTPSKYEKYVVRNIGGNRAPAGDGVSWTPLEYLEGIVTPSGLHFERHHNGVPDIDPKQHRLVIHGRVRQALMFTVENLLRYPMRSQFLFIECGGNSNAGWHEEPIQRPVGSFHGLVSCSEWTGVPLSVLLDEAGVDPSASWVIAEGADANLLNVSLPLSKLMDDAIVALYQNGERLRPENGYPVRLVVPGWEGITNVKWLRRLHVTDQPAMTRNETAKYTELLPSGKARMFTFVMDAKSLITSPSPGQTLKGPNIYEIHGLAWSGRGKIAKVDVSADGGKSWAEALLDGPVMTRCFTRFRMPWKWNGEPAVLKSRATDETGYVQPERDVLIKERGRNGYFHYNAIASWAVDEDGEVRHVYS, encoded by the coding sequence ATGGCCGGCAAATTCTCAGACTGCGATCTGACGCCAATTGCGGGCGGTGGTCTTTTGGATCGCCGCCTTTTGCTTAAGAGCGGCGTTGTCTTTGTGGCGGCAGCATCGTCGCCCACCTGTTTTGCGCACGCCGGGACGGGCGATCCGCAGCAAGACGCAAATTGGGCCGATCCCCCTTGGCTGCACCAAACGGGCGGGCCGTTCAGCGGTTACGGCACGCCGTCGAAATACGAGAAATACGTCGTGCGCAATATTGGCGGCAATCGCGCTCCCGCCGGTGACGGCGTCTCCTGGACGCCACTCGAATACCTTGAAGGGATCGTCACGCCGAGCGGATTGCACTTCGAACGCCACCACAACGGCGTACCGGATATCGATCCCAAACAGCACCGCCTTGTGATCCACGGCCGCGTACGTCAGGCGCTGATGTTCACAGTCGAAAATCTGCTGCGCTATCCGATGCGCTCGCAGTTTTTGTTTATTGAGTGCGGCGGCAACAGCAATGCCGGCTGGCACGAGGAACCGATCCAGCGTCCCGTCGGGTCGTTCCACGGCCTCGTCTCGTGCTCGGAGTGGACGGGCGTGCCGCTTTCGGTTCTTCTTGATGAAGCCGGCGTCGACCCCAGCGCCTCGTGGGTCATTGCGGAAGGCGCGGATGCAAACCTGTTGAACGTCAGCCTTCCACTTTCGAAGCTGATGGATGATGCAATCGTGGCACTCTATCAGAACGGCGAACGGCTCCGGCCGGAGAACGGCTATCCCGTCCGGCTCGTCGTGCCGGGTTGGGAAGGCATCACGAACGTCAAGTGGCTGAGACGTCTGCACGTCACCGACCAGCCCGCCATGACGCGCAACGAAACAGCAAAGTACACGGAGCTGCTTCCGTCCGGCAAAGCGCGGATGTTCACGTTCGTGATGGACGCGAAATCGCTGATTACGTCGCCATCGCCGGGGCAGACGTTGAAGGGCCCCAACATTTATGAGATCCACGGCCTCGCGTGGAGCGGGCGCGGGAAGATTGCCAAGGTGGACGTCTCAGCCGATGGCGGCAAATCCTGGGCGGAAGCTCTTCTCGATGGGCCGGTGATGACACGCTGCTTCACGCGCTTCCGCATGCCCTGGAAATGGAACGGAGAGCCCGCCGTTCTCAAGAGCCGGGCAACCGACGAAACCGGTTACGTGCAGCCGGAGCGGGACGTTCTCATCAAAGAGCGGGGCCGCAACGGATATTTTCACTACAATGCCATCGCAAGTTGGGCGGTCGACGAGGATGGCGAGGTCCGGCATGTCTATTCTTAA
- a CDS encoding c-type cytochrome: MSILKPTSALVLLMCVALAGHAAAQNNPQTPHLGTPMSKTEVAKWDLTVFPDGRGLPPGHGTAKDGRAIYLQKCASCHGDEGQGATAEDLVSGPHPPTADNPSKAIGSYWPYATTIFDFIRRTMPPAAPGSLSSDEIYALTAYLLAANKIIAESDEINALSLPKIKMPNRDGFIPIDAKK; encoded by the coding sequence ATGTCTATTCTTAAGCCGACGAGCGCGCTCGTGCTGCTTATGTGCGTGGCGCTAGCGGGCCACGCTGCTGCACAAAACAATCCGCAAACGCCGCATCTTGGAACGCCGATGTCGAAGACCGAGGTCGCCAAATGGGATCTCACGGTTTTTCCGGACGGGCGCGGACTGCCTCCCGGACACGGCACCGCGAAAGACGGCCGCGCCATCTACTTGCAGAAATGCGCAAGCTGCCATGGCGACGAAGGCCAGGGTGCAACTGCGGAAGACCTCGTCAGCGGTCCGCACCCGCCGACGGCCGACAACCCGAGCAAGGCAATCGGGTCTTACTGGCCTTACGCGACGACGATCTTCGATTTCATCCGGCGCACCATGCCGCCCGCGGCACCGGGCTCCCTCTCGTCCGACGAGATTTATGCGCTGACGGCCTATCTTCTCGCCGCCAACAAGATCATCGCCGAAAGCGATGAAATAAATGCTCTCTCTTTACCGAAGATAAAGATGCCGAATCGGGATGGTTTCATCCCCATAGATGCCAAGAAGTGA
- a CDS encoding saccharopine dehydrogenase family protein: MNNVLIIGAGAAGSVVAKKCAMNRDVFKKIHLASRRIESCKKVQAECVTPIEISQVDADNVAEMVALLNKVKPDLVINMALPYQDLPIMDACLEAGVHYMDTANYEPRDEAKFTYKYQWPYHDKFKAKGLMAVLGCGFDPGVTNIFCAYAQEKLYDEIHTIDIVDCNAGSHGKAFATNFNPEINLREVTQRGKYWKDGEWIEIDPLSISTMIDYPEVGPVKSYLIYHEEEESLVQNIKGLEQIRFWMTFSDNYIKHLEVLENVGMTRIDPVMYKGNPVIPMEFLKSLLPEPSSLAENYTGKTSIGVVLKGEKKGKKKRYMIWNVCDHAETNKELGAQAVSYTTGVPPVVGAIMMFRGEWKGTGVFNVEQLPAVPFLEELGKQGLPWHVKEIEKQDQKKLFSVDT, from the coding sequence GTGAACAACGTACTCATCATCGGGGCTGGCGCGGCGGGTTCGGTCGTCGCGAAAAAATGCGCGATGAACCGCGACGTTTTCAAGAAAATCCATCTCGCCTCGCGCCGCATCGAAAGCTGCAAGAAAGTCCAGGCCGAGTGCGTGACGCCGATCGAGATTTCGCAAGTGGATGCGGACAATGTCGCCGAGATGGTCGCGCTCCTGAATAAGGTCAAGCCCGACCTCGTCATTAATATGGCGCTTCCCTACCAGGATCTGCCGATCATGGATGCCTGCCTGGAAGCGGGCGTTCATTACATGGACACGGCCAATTACGAACCGCGGGACGAAGCCAAATTCACTTATAAATACCAGTGGCCCTACCACGACAAGTTCAAGGCCAAGGGTCTTATGGCCGTGCTCGGTTGCGGGTTCGATCCGGGCGTCACGAATATCTTCTGCGCCTACGCGCAGGAGAAGCTCTATGATGAGATTCACACCATCGATATCGTCGACTGCAACGCCGGCAGCCACGGCAAGGCCTTCGCGACGAACTTCAACCCCGAGATCAATCTCCGCGAGGTGACGCAACGCGGCAAGTATTGGAAAGATGGCGAGTGGATCGAGATCGATCCGCTGTCGATCTCGACAATGATCGACTATCCGGAGGTCGGACCGGTGAAGTCGTACCTCATCTATCATGAGGAAGAAGAAAGCCTCGTCCAGAACATCAAGGGTCTGGAGCAGATCCGCTTCTGGATGACCTTCTCCGACAACTACATCAAGCACCTCGAAGTGCTGGAAAACGTCGGCATGACGCGCATCGATCCGGTCATGTATAAAGGCAACCCCGTTATTCCGATGGAGTTCCTGAAATCGCTGCTGCCGGAACCCTCGTCGCTTGCCGAGAACTACACCGGCAAGACGTCGATCGGCGTCGTGCTCAAAGGCGAGAAGAAGGGCAAGAAAAAGCGCTACATGATCTGGAACGTCTGCGACCACGCCGAGACGAATAAGGAACTCGGCGCGCAGGCGGTTTCATATACCACCGGCGTCCCGCCCGTCGTCGGTGCCATCATGATGTTCCGCGGCGAATGGAAAGGCACAGGCGTCTTCAATGTCGAGCAGCTGCCGGCCGTTCCGTTCCTCGAAGAGCTTGGCAAACAGGGCTTGCCGTGGCACGTGAAGGAGATCGAGAAGCAGGATCAGAAGAAGCTGTTTTCCGTCGATACCTGA
- the nspC gene encoding carboxynorspermidine decarboxylase: MTRLADPSELQLQSFDWARTIATPAYVLDMAALKRNLARAAEIKRETGCKILLATKAFALPAAFPAMRDVLDGTTASGEYEARLGYEEFGKEVHVYSPAYAPGEVERLTKLAQHIYFNSPEQIEKNLSVLKAHPNLKIGIRINPGYSNATLGGALYDPCAPYSRFGATREMLDRVPWGHVDILHTHALCESGDAGSIGLIEHVAREFPDFIRRVKTVNFGGGHFINKPGYDIHKLIAAIKAFRRVFNVEVILEPGAGLVVDTGYLVATVLDLHHNEKDIAILDASASTHMPDVLEVPYTPSIVGAGAPGEKRHTYILGGKTCMTGDIIGEYSFDRPLKAGDRVVFTDMMQYSFVKNNTFNGVPLPDLAVLNEDYTFAVLRSFGYEEFRRRLG; the protein is encoded by the coding sequence GTGACACGATTGGCAGACCCCTCAGAGCTTCAGTTGCAGTCCTTCGATTGGGCGCGCACAATTGCGACGCCCGCGTACGTGCTCGACATGGCAGCACTCAAGCGCAATCTGGCGCGTGCTGCCGAGATCAAGCGCGAAACCGGCTGCAAGATCTTGCTCGCGACGAAGGCATTCGCGCTGCCGGCTGCTTTTCCGGCGATGCGCGACGTGCTCGACGGCACGACGGCCAGCGGCGAGTACGAAGCGCGGCTCGGTTACGAGGAATTCGGAAAGGAAGTTCACGTCTATTCGCCGGCTTACGCGCCTGGGGAAGTCGAGCGTCTGACAAAACTGGCGCAGCACATTTATTTCAATTCGCCTGAGCAGATCGAAAAGAACCTTTCGGTGCTGAAGGCGCATCCGAATCTCAAGATCGGCATCCGGATCAACCCCGGATATTCGAACGCGACGCTCGGCGGCGCGCTCTACGATCCCTGTGCACCCTATTCCCGTTTCGGTGCAACGCGCGAGATGCTCGACCGCGTGCCGTGGGGACATGTCGATATTCTTCACACGCATGCGCTCTGCGAATCCGGAGATGCCGGATCGATCGGCCTGATCGAGCACGTTGCTCGGGAGTTTCCGGACTTCATCCGCCGCGTCAAAACAGTGAACTTCGGCGGCGGACATTTCATCAATAAGCCGGGATACGACATCCACAAGCTGATCGCGGCGATCAAGGCATTTCGGCGCGTGTTCAACGTCGAGGTTATTCTCGAACCGGGCGCGGGCCTCGTGGTCGACACCGGATACCTCGTCGCGACCGTTCTCGATCTCCATCACAACGAGAAGGACATCGCCATCCTCGATGCCTCGGCATCGACGCACATGCCGGACGTGCTGGAGGTGCCCTACACGCCTTCGATCGTCGGCGCCGGCGCACCCGGCGAGAAGCGACACACGTACATTCTCGGCGGCAAGACGTGCATGACCGGCGACATCATCGGCGAATACTCGTTCGACCGGCCGCTCAAGGCCGGCGATCGCGTCGTTTTCACGGACATGATGCAATACTCCTTCGTCAAGAATAACACGTTCAACGGTGTGCCGTTGCCTGATCTTGCCGTATTGAACGAGGATTATACCTTCGCCGTGCTTCGCTCGTTCGGATACGAGGAATTCCGGCGGCGCCTCGGCTAG
- the pepN gene encoding aminopeptidase N has translation MKSEHPKPVLLADYRPPEYLIDTVDLDIALDPIKTRVVSKLSIRRNPQSKITGKTPLKLDGELLELESISLNGKKLRRPAYTVSETGLTIPAPPKEPFTLEVTTFVNPEANTALQGIYLSRGVYCSQCEAQGFRRITYFLDRPDVLARYTVRLEADIAMAPVLLANGNPIARGTLAGRKRHYAVWHDPHPKPSYLFAIVGGDLALLASMFTTRSGRKVDLGIYVEHGKEARAHWAMDSLKRAMRWDETRFGREYDLDVFNIVAVSDFNMGAMENKGLNIFNDRLILASPETATDANYESIESVVAHEYFHNWTGNRITCRDWFQLCLKEGLTVYRDQEFSAESRSRTVQRITDVRQLRALQFPEDQGPLAHPVRPESYIEINNFYTPTVYEKGAEVVRMIETILGREKFRAGMDLYFDRHDGQAVTIEDFVACFADASGVDFTEFMRWYTQSGTPELVCDLTFDRRRKAAELTVHQTLKPSPGKAKKQPQFVPLAMALLGENGKEMDIAVEEGKEIRPGVLAVTHHTTKFRFGNVTSRPIPSLLRNFSAPVNVTIALSDDDLAFMMHHDSDLFNRWQASNKYASRSILAHLDAKRPKTLIASKASKFAAALEHALHDSTLDDAYKAELLKLPAVADVAREKAVRVDHAAIFEAHRAFSCAVAEKLADTLDEVYAHTSNGVKFSPNAKSAGRRALRNAALTLMTMRGTGDDYARLEAHYRQASNMTDAAHALVLIAGVDSPARDDVLQDFFERWKDDHLVIDMWFAAQAQSPRTETLDEVKALCAHPLFKITTPNKVRALIGAFAMANPLQFNRADGAGYDFLAEKVLEIDALNPQVAARMLGAFRSYRSLEPKRKGRAKSALKRAAMATRLSRDCREIVSRMLED, from the coding sequence ATGAAATCAGAACATCCTAAACCAGTTCTGCTCGCCGATTATCGGCCCCCCGAATACCTGATCGATACGGTGGATCTCGACATTGCGCTCGATCCGATAAAGACGCGCGTCGTCTCAAAGCTATCGATCCGGCGCAATCCACAGTCGAAGATCACCGGCAAAACGCCGCTGAAGCTCGATGGCGAACTGTTGGAACTCGAAAGCATTTCGCTCAACGGCAAAAAACTCAGACGGCCCGCTTATACGGTCAGCGAGACCGGCTTGACGATCCCAGCCCCGCCGAAGGAACCGTTCACGCTTGAAGTGACGACGTTCGTCAATCCCGAAGCGAATACGGCGCTACAAGGAATTTATCTTTCGCGCGGCGTTTACTGCTCGCAATGCGAGGCACAAGGCTTCCGCCGCATTACCTATTTCTTGGACAGGCCAGACGTTCTTGCACGTTATACCGTGCGTCTCGAAGCCGATATCGCGATGGCTCCCGTTCTGCTTGCCAACGGCAATCCGATCGCGCGGGGCACGCTGGCGGGCCGTAAACGCCACTATGCTGTCTGGCACGATCCGCACCCGAAGCCGTCTTACCTTTTCGCGATCGTCGGTGGCGATCTGGCGTTGCTTGCTTCGATGTTCACAACTCGATCCGGCCGCAAGGTCGATCTTGGGATCTACGTCGAACATGGCAAGGAAGCCCGCGCGCATTGGGCGATGGATTCGCTCAAGCGGGCGATGCGGTGGGACGAAACGCGCTTCGGCCGGGAATATGATCTCGACGTCTTCAACATCGTTGCCGTGTCCGACTTCAACATGGGCGCGATGGAGAACAAGGGACTGAACATCTTCAACGACCGCCTGATCCTTGCGTCCCCAGAAACGGCGACGGACGCAAATTACGAGTCGATCGAAAGCGTCGTCGCGCACGAATATTTCCACAATTGGACGGGCAATCGCATCACCTGTCGCGATTGGTTTCAGCTCTGCCTCAAGGAGGGCCTGACCGTCTATCGCGATCAGGAATTTTCAGCTGAAAGCCGAAGCCGCACCGTGCAGCGCATTACCGACGTTCGCCAATTGCGAGCCCTGCAATTTCCCGAAGACCAGGGCCCGCTTGCGCATCCGGTACGGCCGGAGAGCTACATCGAGATCAACAATTTCTATACACCGACCGTCTACGAAAAGGGCGCCGAGGTCGTCCGCATGATCGAGACGATCCTAGGCCGCGAGAAATTCCGTGCCGGAATGGATCTCTATTTCGATCGTCACGACGGGCAGGCTGTGACCATCGAGGACTTCGTCGCCTGCTTTGCCGATGCGAGCGGCGTCGACTTCACGGAATTCATGCGCTGGTACACGCAAAGTGGCACGCCGGAACTGGTCTGCGATCTGACGTTCGACCGGCGCAGGAAGGCGGCCGAGCTGACCGTGCATCAGACGCTGAAGCCGTCTCCCGGCAAGGCGAAGAAGCAGCCGCAGTTCGTCCCCCTTGCCATGGCGCTCCTCGGCGAGAACGGCAAAGAAATGGATATCGCCGTCGAAGAGGGTAAAGAGATCCGTCCAGGCGTTCTGGCCGTCACCCACCATACCACCAAATTCCGTTTCGGAAACGTCACGTCGCGGCCGATACCCTCGCTGCTCAGGAACTTTTCAGCTCCGGTCAACGTCACGATTGCGCTGTCGGATGACGATCTCGCATTCATGATGCATCACGATAGCGATCTCTTCAATCGCTGGCAGGCAAGTAACAAGTACGCCTCGCGCAGCATCCTGGCGCACCTCGATGCCAAAAGGCCGAAAACGCTGATCGCGTCGAAAGCTTCGAAGTTCGCTGCGGCACTCGAACACGCACTCCACGATTCTACACTCGACGACGCCTACAAGGCCGAGCTTCTGAAGCTTCCCGCCGTGGCTGACGTGGCGCGCGAGAAAGCGGTTCGCGTCGATCATGCGGCAATCTTCGAAGCGCATCGCGCGTTCAGTTGCGCGGTCGCCGAAAAGCTTGCCGATACCCTCGACGAGGTTTACGCGCACACGTCGAATGGAGTCAAATTTTCTCCCAACGCCAAAAGCGCCGGCCGCCGGGCACTCAGGAACGCAGCACTGACTCTCATGACGATGCGCGGGACAGGGGACGACTACGCCCGACTCGAAGCCCACTATCGGCAAGCCTCAAACATGACGGACGCGGCGCATGCTCTCGTCCTCATCGCCGGAGTCGATTCTCCGGCACGCGACGACGTCCTTCAAGATTTCTTCGAGCGGTGGAAGGACGATCATCTGGTGATCGACATGTGGTTTGCAGCGCAGGCACAGTCGCCGCGCACCGAAACGCTCGACGAGGTGAAGGCGCTCTGCGCTCATCCGCTCTTCAAGATCACGACCCCAAACAAGGTCAGGGCCTTGATCGGGGCTTTCGCGATGGCTAATCCGCTGCAATTCAACAGGGCCGATGGCGCAGGATATGATTTCCTGGCCGAAAAGGTTCTGGAGATCGACGCCCTCAATCCGCAGGTTGCGGCACGCATGCTCGGCGCTTTTCGAAGCTATCGCTCGCTTGAACCGAAGCGTAAAGGCCGCGCCAAGTCGGCCCTGAAACGAGCTGCAATGGCTACACGGCTATCCCGCGACTGCCGTGAAATCGTTTCTCGCATGCTCGAGGATTAA
- a CDS encoding sensor histidine kinase: MTANRVRSHAPLKALLHAGSRDVRRGPLLMLSALLTAIGIAVLNFDSQSLATVLLVAGAGLAAALILSSGHASTAAVASNIRNGAASCHATSSRFPELLVQSQSNAGLDRAAWAKLTAHMSHELRTPLNAVLGFSELMSKEIFGPLGSSAYGDYARDIHASGRMLLKSAEDALAITALLTAPSRKEAPRPCYLKSIVDEACAFAEYDLASRAITIETDVDAGVEIIGDPQATRQMLINLVAEASRNACSGAVVRIGACATNDTAELSIALSGQESCQAANSDDFAMILARTLCELSNAQLTVTDTSAGVRSWAIQFLAATQNDLFSGRA, translated from the coding sequence TTGACCGCAAATCGGGTGCGCTCGCACGCCCCGCTCAAGGCGCTGCTGCATGCAGGCAGCCGCGACGTCCGGCGTGGTCCCCTTTTGATGTTATCCGCGTTGCTGACGGCCATCGGCATTGCAGTCCTGAACTTTGATTCGCAATCGCTCGCGACAGTGCTGCTCGTAGCTGGCGCGGGGCTGGCGGCAGCTCTCATCCTATCTTCCGGCCATGCATCGACCGCGGCCGTTGCCTCGAATATCCGGAACGGAGCTGCTTCGTGCCACGCTACGTCCTCCCGATTTCCCGAGCTTCTCGTTCAATCCCAGTCGAACGCGGGTCTCGACCGAGCCGCGTGGGCAAAACTCACGGCCCACATGAGTCACGAGCTCAGGACGCCCCTCAACGCCGTACTCGGATTTTCGGAGCTGATGTCGAAGGAGATTTTCGGACCGCTCGGATCGAGCGCCTATGGCGACTATGCACGCGATATTCACGCAAGCGGCCGCATGCTTCTAAAATCGGCCGAGGATGCGCTGGCGATTACGGCATTGCTGACCGCTCCGTCGCGCAAGGAGGCGCCGCGGCCATGCTACCTCAAATCAATTGTAGATGAAGCCTGCGCTTTTGCGGAGTACGATCTCGCATCGCGTGCCATCACGATCGAAACCGATGTCGATGCCGGCGTTGAGATCATCGGCGATCCACAGGCGACGCGGCAGATGCTGATCAACCTCGTCGCGGAAGCGTCACGAAATGCCTGCTCAGGCGCCGTCGTACGCATCGGAGCGTGTGCCACGAATGACACTGCCGAGCTTTCCATCGCGCTATCAGGTCAGGAAAGCTGCCAAGCCGCAAACAGCGATGACTTCGCCATGATCCTGGCACGGACGCTGTGCGAGCTTTCAAACGCCCAACTTACCGTCACGGATACATCTGCGGGGGTACGATCGTGGGCCATCCAATTCCTGGCCGCGACCCAAAATGATCTTTTTTCGGGGCGGGCGTGA
- a CDS encoding periplasmic heavy metal sensor — translation MTVEANQSGRRSRLVYPALIFSLALNLLFIGGLATAVWHYYSRHTRGEFGLLAFSQKLPAEHRDAFRRQVIDARASLKDEREAVRNAWLDVNSLLTTEPFDKEKFKAAMAKLRETENQFRTGLNNSFAEIAASVTPEERKLLQAWRDKRRPNFLRRGDSAKADSDTKSD, via the coding sequence GTGACGGTGGAGGCAAATCAGAGCGGCCGCCGTTCGCGGCTGGTATATCCGGCGTTGATCTTCTCGCTGGCGCTCAATCTGCTCTTTATCGGCGGGCTCGCTACCGCCGTCTGGCATTACTATTCTCGGCACACACGCGGCGAATTCGGTCTTCTCGCTTTCTCGCAGAAATTGCCTGCGGAACATCGCGATGCTTTTCGCCGGCAGGTTATCGATGCGCGAGCCTCATTGAAAGATGAGCGCGAAGCCGTCCGCAACGCCTGGCTTGATGTCAATTCTCTGTTGACTACCGAACCCTTCGACAAGGAAAAATTCAAAGCGGCGATGGCGAAGCTAAGAGAGACGGAAAATCAGTTCAGGACCGGCCTCAATAACTCTTTCGCCGAAATTGCAGCGAGCGTGACGCCCGAAGAACGCAAACTGTTGCAAGCATGGCGCGACAAGCGCAGACCCAATTTTCTAAGGCGCGGCGATTCCGCCAAGGCCGATAGCGATACCAAATCCGATTAG
- a CDS encoding sigma-70 family RNA polymerase sigma factor: MSRAYVAAMKTDGSSARPRPAAEARNDEAILVAEAGAGDSRAFGVLMERHLGGIVSIARRMLRDDAEAEDVAQEAFLRLWRSGATLEMGPAGIRPWLRRVVSNLCLDRVRGQGRVKVVEELPEVPEPAKQLAALESQDVQRRVGGAMQKLPERQRLALTLFHFEGLSQIEIGNILGVSDEAVESLLSRARRQLKADLKSEWESLRNDNEP; encoded by the coding sequence ATGTCGAGGGCATACGTGGCGGCGATGAAGACCGATGGCAGCTCGGCCCGTCCGCGGCCTGCGGCCGAGGCTCGAAACGACGAGGCTATCCTCGTCGCCGAGGCCGGTGCTGGCGACAGCCGGGCTTTCGGCGTGCTGATGGAACGTCACCTCGGAGGCATCGTCTCGATCGCACGACGGATGCTCCGGGACGATGCCGAGGCCGAAGACGTGGCGCAGGAGGCGTTCCTGCGGCTTTGGCGCTCCGGCGCGACGTTGGAGATGGGGCCTGCGGGTATCAGGCCGTGGCTGCGCCGTGTTGTTTCGAATTTGTGCCTTGATCGCGTACGCGGACAAGGGCGTGTGAAGGTGGTTGAGGAGTTGCCGGAGGTTCCCGAGCCAGCCAAGCAGTTGGCCGCACTTGAAAGCCAGGATGTCCAGCGCCGCGTCGGAGGCGCGATGCAGAAGCTCCCCGAGCGGCAGCGATTGGCTCTGACCCTCTTTCATTTCGAGGGATTAAGCCAAATCGAGATCGGCAACATTCTGGGGGTGTCGGATGAAGCGGTCGAGTCGCTCCTGAGCCGGGCGCGCAGGCAGCTGAAAGCGGATTTGAAATCGGAATGGGAATCGTTGCGCAACGACAACGAGCCCTGA